One Arthrobacter sp. StoSoilB20 DNA segment encodes these proteins:
- a CDS encoding helix-turn-helix domain-containing protein, which produces MRIAVYAFDDVTMFHLAVPQMVFDEVSRQGLAEWNTCLFADEAGHIRTAEGYQLGGIRGPEAADDANVIVVPSWFDDGREPNGQLRDVLQQAHQRGVVILGLCLGTIPVADAGLLDGRSAVTHWEAFSSLSARHPDVSLDRTVLYIDHGDVLTSAGTASGLDACLHLVRTRLGSAAANQVARSLVIAPHREGGQAQYIEHPLPPRSSEDPMARMLEWALGHLDEDLSIDTLAGQAHMSRRTFIRAFRASTGATPSAWVRSQRLDAARHLLESSSLPIDQVAAKCGFGSAVTLRQNFASAFSTTPTDYRRRFDAQPRHAS; this is translated from the coding sequence TTGCGCATTGCCGTGTATGCCTTCGACGACGTGACAATGTTCCACCTCGCGGTCCCCCAGATGGTTTTCGACGAAGTCTCCCGGCAGGGACTTGCCGAATGGAACACCTGTCTTTTTGCCGATGAAGCGGGCCACATCCGCACCGCGGAGGGCTACCAGCTGGGTGGGATCCGTGGCCCCGAGGCCGCGGACGATGCCAACGTCATCGTGGTGCCCTCATGGTTTGATGACGGCCGCGAACCCAACGGGCAGCTCCGGGACGTACTCCAGCAGGCCCATCAGCGCGGCGTCGTCATCCTTGGCCTCTGCCTTGGCACCATCCCAGTTGCCGACGCCGGCCTGCTTGACGGCCGGTCCGCCGTCACCCACTGGGAAGCCTTCAGTTCGCTCTCGGCACGCCACCCCGACGTCTCCCTGGACCGGACCGTCCTGTACATCGATCACGGCGACGTATTGACGTCGGCGGGTACAGCTTCGGGGCTGGATGCATGCCTCCATCTGGTGAGGACCCGCCTGGGATCCGCAGCAGCCAACCAGGTGGCACGCAGCCTGGTCATCGCCCCGCACCGGGAGGGCGGACAGGCGCAGTACATTGAGCATCCATTGCCACCCCGGTCCTCCGAGGACCCCATGGCACGCATGCTTGAGTGGGCGCTGGGACATTTGGACGAGGACCTCAGCATCGACACTCTCGCCGGCCAAGCCCACATGAGCCGCCGAACATTCATTCGTGCGTTCAGGGCTTCCACCGGCGCCACTCCATCTGCATGGGTGCGTTCCCAAAGGCTCGACGCCGCCCGGCACCTCCTGGAAAGCTCCAGCCTGCCGATAGACCAAGTAGCGGCCAAATGCGGCTTCGGCAGCGCCGTGACCCTTCGGCAGAACTTCGCCAGCGCCTTCTCCACTACACCCACGGATTATCGACGCCGTTTCGACGCCCAACCCCGGCACGCTTCCTGA
- a CDS encoding isochorismatase family protein, whose protein sequence is MSTPRRALVLVDIQQQYFSGPLEIQYPPHRESIAMIGKAIDAATAAGIPVAAVQHSSGEGAPVFAPGTAEYELHPVVEDRRKDSWKDVVKQYGSVYADTDLTAWLRENDVDTVTLVGYMTNNCILASAVEAEYIGFSTEVLSDATGAINLANEAGFADAETVHTTLMALLHSNWAAVSTTDAWVEALNAGNALETSDLGSSAMAGSLRTQ, encoded by the coding sequence ATGAGCACCCCCCGCCGCGCCCTTGTCCTTGTAGACATCCAGCAGCAGTACTTCAGTGGTCCCCTCGAGATCCAGTACCCGCCGCACCGGGAATCGATCGCGATGATCGGCAAAGCCATTGATGCCGCGACGGCCGCAGGTATCCCGGTTGCCGCCGTCCAGCACAGCTCTGGAGAGGGCGCGCCGGTCTTCGCCCCGGGAACCGCGGAGTACGAGCTCCACCCGGTGGTCGAGGACCGCAGGAAGGACTCCTGGAAGGATGTCGTCAAGCAGTATGGCTCGGTCTACGCCGACACTGACCTGACAGCGTGGCTGCGGGAGAACGACGTCGACACCGTCACCTTGGTGGGTTACATGACGAACAACTGCATCCTGGCCTCTGCCGTGGAAGCGGAATACATCGGGTTCAGCACCGAGGTCCTCTCGGATGCGACCGGCGCCATCAACCTGGCCAACGAGGCAGGGTTTGCTGATGCGGAAACAGTCCACACAACCCTGATGGCGTTGCTGCACTCGAACTGGGCGGCCGTCAGCACCACGGATGCGTGGGTCGAAGCCTTGAACGCGGGGAATGCCCTGGAGACGAGCGACCTGGGAAGTTCGGCAATGGCCGGATCGCTGCGAACACAGTAG
- the dhaK gene encoding dihydroxyacetone kinase subunit DhaK, protein MKKLINDPRAVVDESVEGFGMAHADIVDVHPDPKYVIRKGAPVAGKVALVSGGGSGHEPLHAGFVGLGMLDAAVPGAVFTSPTPDQIIPATVAVDSGAGVVHIVKNYTGDVLNFETAAEMAQAEGVRVRSVLVNDDVAVEDSLYTAGRRGVGGTVLVEKIAGASAQRGDDLDAVAAVAERVVANVRTMGVALSGCTVPHAGTPSFELADDEIEIGIGIHGEPGRHKIAMEPADAITDRLLEPVLEDLALASGDKVLLFVNGMGGTPQSELYIVYRRAAQVLAERGATVERSLVGNYVTSLEMQGCSVSVLRLDEDMIRLWDAPVHTAALRWGA, encoded by the coding sequence ATGAAAAAGCTCATTAATGATCCACGCGCAGTGGTGGACGAGTCCGTAGAAGGGTTCGGCATGGCCCATGCCGACATTGTGGACGTCCATCCCGATCCCAAATACGTCATCCGGAAGGGCGCTCCGGTAGCGGGCAAGGTGGCCTTGGTCTCGGGCGGTGGCAGCGGCCACGAGCCCCTGCACGCGGGCTTTGTTGGGCTGGGCATGCTCGACGCCGCTGTCCCCGGCGCCGTCTTCACCTCGCCCACCCCCGACCAGATCATTCCGGCGACGGTCGCAGTGGACTCAGGTGCCGGCGTCGTCCATATCGTGAAGAACTACACCGGCGACGTCCTGAACTTTGAAACCGCCGCCGAGATGGCCCAGGCCGAGGGCGTGCGGGTTCGTTCCGTACTGGTGAACGACGACGTCGCGGTGGAAGATTCGCTTTACACGGCGGGCCGGCGCGGGGTGGGCGGAACGGTGCTGGTGGAGAAGATCGCAGGAGCGTCCGCCCAGCGCGGCGACGACCTTGACGCCGTCGCGGCTGTCGCGGAGCGGGTAGTGGCCAATGTGAGGACCATGGGCGTTGCCCTGTCCGGTTGCACTGTGCCACACGCGGGCACGCCAAGCTTCGAGCTGGCAGACGACGAGATCGAGATCGGCATAGGTATCCACGGCGAACCGGGCCGGCACAAGATCGCCATGGAACCCGCCGATGCCATCACGGACCGCTTGCTGGAGCCGGTGCTGGAGGATCTTGCCCTGGCCTCTGGAGACAAGGTGCTGTTGTTCGTCAACGGCATGGGCGGGACGCCGCAAAGTGAGTTGTACATCGTCTACCGGCGGGCCGCCCAGGTCCTGGCCGAACGCGGTGCCACCGTGGAGCGCTCGCTGGTGGGTAACTACGTGACGTCCCTTGAGATGCAGGGCTGCTCCGTGTCGGTGCTGCGCCTGGATGAGGACATGATCCGGCTGTGGGACGCGCCCGTCCACACTGCCGCCCTGCGGTGGGGAGCCTGA
- the dhaL gene encoding dihydroxyacetone kinase subunit DhaL, whose amino-acid sequence MGLTVDWALDWVKLSAKAMAEHRVELIELDRAIGDSDHGENMDRGFQAVLQKLDEAPPETPGAALKAAAMALMSKVGGAAGPLYGTAYLRAATVLGDSADVEAETLVAALAAARDGVVARGKAELGDKTMIDAWTPAVEAAQQAAASGADPIGVLEAAAEAAETGAMATDPLVARKGRASYLGERSAGHRDPGAASTALLLRAAAAAAAGSTRDAGSAGETGSAGYTGDTGTDSV is encoded by the coding sequence ATGGGGTTGACCGTTGACTGGGCACTGGACTGGGTGAAGCTCTCCGCCAAGGCCATGGCCGAACACCGGGTGGAACTGATCGAACTGGACCGGGCCATCGGCGACTCGGACCACGGCGAGAACATGGACCGTGGTTTCCAGGCCGTGCTGCAGAAGCTTGACGAGGCCCCGCCGGAAACTCCCGGCGCCGCGCTCAAGGCTGCCGCGATGGCCCTCATGTCCAAGGTGGGCGGAGCCGCCGGCCCGCTGTACGGGACTGCCTATTTGCGCGCAGCTACGGTGCTGGGAGACTCTGCAGACGTCGAGGCCGAAACGCTGGTGGCCGCGCTCGCAGCAGCCCGTGACGGCGTAGTTGCGCGGGGAAAAGCCGAGCTTGGCGACAAGACCATGATCGATGCCTGGACACCCGCTGTTGAAGCAGCCCAACAAGCCGCGGCAAGCGGTGCTGACCCCATTGGCGTGTTGGAAGCGGCCGCCGAAGCTGCCGAAACCGGTGCCATGGCCACCGACCCCTTGGTGGCCCGCAAGGGCCGTGCCAGTTACCTTGGGGAGCGCAGCGCAGGGCATCGGGACCCCGGTGCAGCATCCACGGCACTGCTCCTCCGTGCGGCCGCCGCTGCAGCCGCAGGCTCCACCCGCGACGCGGGCTCCGCGGGTGAGACGGGCTCCGCGGGCTACACGGGCGACACGGGGACCGACTCCGTATGA
- the dhaM gene encoding dihydroxyacetone kinase phosphoryl donor subunit DhaM has product MTVGIVVVSHSSKIAEGSVELAAQMAPDVELVAAGGTEDDRIGTSLEKVLAAVEQSLVDSGGDGVVVLADLGSAVMTAESAMEFASDPDAVRLADAPLVEGLVAAAVAAQGGAGVEDVCKAAEAVAFGSVPAGVGGPELPDLKDEPDASGDFELINPLGMHARPAAKIAGGLSGLDAEVSVNGVDGMSIMALMALAAGQGSSLHVEARGKDALKAVQYVGRLVEEGFGEL; this is encoded by the coding sequence ATGACCGTTGGAATCGTGGTGGTTTCGCACAGCAGCAAAATTGCCGAGGGTTCGGTGGAACTCGCCGCCCAAATGGCGCCCGACGTCGAACTGGTCGCCGCCGGAGGCACCGAGGACGATCGGATCGGAACAAGCCTTGAGAAGGTGCTGGCCGCCGTCGAGCAGTCACTGGTGGATTCCGGTGGTGACGGCGTGGTGGTGCTGGCCGATCTGGGTTCGGCAGTCATGACAGCCGAATCGGCCATGGAGTTTGCCAGCGATCCCGACGCCGTGCGGCTGGCCGACGCTCCGCTGGTTGAGGGACTCGTGGCGGCTGCCGTCGCTGCCCAAGGGGGCGCCGGCGTCGAGGATGTCTGCAAGGCGGCGGAGGCAGTGGCCTTTGGCAGTGTGCCCGCCGGAGTGGGCGGCCCCGAGCTTCCCGACCTCAAGGATGAACCGGACGCCAGCGGCGATTTCGAACTCATCAACCCCCTGGGAATGCATGCACGGCCGGCGGCGAAGATCGCAGGCGGCCTATCAGGGCTGGACGCGGAGGTGAGCGTCAACGGCGTCGATGGCATGTCCATCATGGCGCTTATGGCGCTCGCCGCGGGACAGGGTTCCAGCCTGCATGTCGAGGCGAGGGGCAAGGATGCGTTGAAGGCGGTCCAGTACGTCGGCCGGCTTGTGGAGGAAGGGTTCGGGGAGCTGTAG
- a CDS encoding CsbD family protein has translation MGADDKMENAGEKLGGKAKEAAGKLTDNERLEAEGKGDQTKADLKGAGEKLKDAFKKD, from the coding sequence ATGGGTGCTGACGACAAGATGGAGAACGCTGGCGAGAAGCTTGGCGGCAAGGCCAAAGAAGCTGCCGGAAAGCTGACGGATAATGAGCGCCTGGAAGCCGAAGGCAAGGGCGACCAGACGAAGGCCGACCTCAAGGGTGCCGGCGAGAAGCTGAAGGACGCCTTCAAGAAAGACTAG
- a CDS encoding DUF4235 domain-containing protein, with the protein MNILVKIFGLAVSLGAGAIANKTLEGLWEKKTGKPAPKDGTDLQDSLPGVLVFAVVSAGVGAVVHVLTQRGTKSALARMKKTADEV; encoded by the coding sequence GTGAACATACTGGTGAAAATTTTCGGACTGGCAGTCAGCCTTGGCGCCGGTGCGATCGCAAACAAGACGCTGGAGGGCCTCTGGGAGAAGAAGACCGGCAAGCCCGCTCCCAAGGACGGAACCGATCTTCAGGACTCGCTCCCGGGCGTCCTGGTTTTCGCGGTTGTCTCTGCAGGAGTTGGCGCCGTTGTTCACGTTCTTACCCAGCGGGGCACCAAAAGCGCCCTGGCCCGTATGAAGAAGACTGCTGACGAGGTTTAA
- a CDS encoding VOC family protein encodes MAIAKYPSVVIDCPDAAALAAFYGELFGWEVEDKGDWSDIRPSDGSNCISFQQVEVYQPPVWPGQTIPQQMHLDMVVEDLDKGEEVALSLGATKADHQPGDTFRVFLDPAGHPFCLCLS; translated from the coding sequence ATGGCTATAGCTAAATACCCGAGTGTTGTCATCGATTGTCCCGACGCGGCCGCGCTGGCCGCCTTCTACGGCGAACTTTTCGGCTGGGAAGTCGAGGACAAGGGCGACTGGTCCGATATCCGGCCCAGCGACGGCAGCAACTGCATCTCTTTCCAGCAGGTGGAGGTGTACCAGCCGCCCGTGTGGCCCGGACAGACCATCCCGCAGCAAATGCACCTGGACATGGTGGTGGAAGACCTGGACAAGGGTGAGGAAGTTGCACTCTCGCTTGGAGCCACTAAGGCCGACCACCAGCCCGGCGACACGTTCAGGGTGTTCCTGGACCCCGCCGGGCACCCGTTCTGCCTCTGCCTGAGCTAA
- a CDS encoding VOC family protein: protein MTDTTSTESTTAANGDHTTNGIPNGLTSLTPFLAVANAKEAIAFYRDVFGARVVGETEMGGVVVHAELDFGNGHLQLGEPNPEYHLVPSPNGEDDCYSMGLYCSDADGLVHKAEQAGATIREPLTTFVSGDRYASIRDPFGVRWSIMTRVEDLSEEESNRRVEEWAAQQG from the coding sequence ATGACCGATACTACAAGCACCGAATCAACCACGGCCGCCAACGGGGACCACACCACCAATGGCATTCCGAACGGCCTGACCAGCCTGACGCCATTCCTCGCTGTAGCCAACGCCAAGGAAGCCATTGCGTTCTATCGCGACGTGTTCGGCGCACGGGTGGTGGGCGAGACCGAGATGGGCGGAGTGGTGGTCCACGCCGAACTCGACTTCGGCAACGGCCACCTCCAGCTCGGTGAGCCCAACCCCGAGTACCACCTCGTCCCCTCACCAAACGGAGAGGACGACTGCTACTCCATGGGCCTCTACTGCTCCGATGCGGACGGGCTGGTCCACAAAGCCGAGCAAGCCGGGGCCACCATCCGCGAGCCGTTGACCACGTTCGTTTCGGGCGACCGCTATGCCAGCATCCGCGATCCGTTCGGCGTCCGCTGGTCCATCATGACGCGCGTAGAAGACCTCTCCGAGGAAGAGAGCAACCGGCGGGTCGAGGAATGGGCGGCCCAGCAGGGCTAG
- a CDS encoding helix-turn-helix domain-containing protein: protein MDGSFKGILYPARLPTFNRIPAPEPLQELVQWFWIPEWDIEPGRSSRQHVIAYPASNLVVQPADIILAGPTTRASHRDLTGTGWAVGALLRPAAVPLFTDNPGALRDQEAAMSLEDLHSAVSAAMSSSLNANTHDDGGHRTRAVEAFAAWLASRCEELPEEAVLANRMMDVIASEPDVLLIEDAASRLSVSPRTLQRLARKYIGLSPSALIRRRRLQDAAERTRSDPEADLAAIAVELGYSDHARLTNDFRKYLGFTPSGYRKSFGKAT, encoded by the coding sequence ATGGACGGTTCCTTCAAGGGCATCCTGTACCCCGCGCGGCTTCCCACTTTCAACCGCATCCCTGCCCCGGAACCCCTGCAGGAGCTGGTCCAGTGGTTCTGGATTCCGGAATGGGACATCGAGCCCGGCCGCAGCTCCCGCCAGCACGTCATCGCCTACCCTGCCTCCAACCTGGTGGTACAGCCCGCTGATATCATCCTCGCTGGGCCCACCACGCGCGCTTCGCACCGGGACCTCACCGGGACCGGCTGGGCTGTGGGGGCCCTGCTCCGCCCGGCGGCCGTTCCGCTGTTCACTGATAATCCGGGAGCCCTCCGTGACCAGGAAGCCGCGATGTCCCTGGAGGATCTGCACAGCGCCGTCTCGGCCGCCATGTCTTCGTCTCTGAACGCCAACACGCACGACGACGGCGGTCACCGCACGCGGGCAGTGGAGGCCTTTGCGGCCTGGCTGGCTTCCCGGTGCGAAGAGCTCCCCGAGGAAGCCGTGCTCGCCAACCGGATGATGGACGTCATTGCCTCGGAGCCTGATGTGCTCCTGATCGAGGATGCTGCTTCCCGGTTGTCCGTCTCGCCACGAACGCTGCAGAGGTTGGCAAGGAAGTACATTGGGCTGAGCCCCTCGGCCTTGATCCGGCGGCGGCGGCTCCAGGACGCCGCCGAGCGTACCCGGTCCGACCCGGAAGCGGACCTTGCCGCGATCGCCGTCGAACTTGGTTATTCAGACCACGCGCGCCTGACCAACGACTTCCGGAAGTACCTGGGCTTTACGCCAAGTGGCTACCGGAAGTCGTTCGGCAAGGCGACGTGA
- a CDS encoding SDR family NAD(P)-dependent oxidoreductase has protein sequence MSTTERPLALVTGASSGIGFDLARQFLSNGFDTVIVAENDKIHTAAEELKGLDGDAYAEQIDLTDTQGMARLHAAVAALGSLSPRCCRGRRRPTSLNGPTSWTPKWAVMTKMIPHWWPNKGSRP, from the coding sequence ATGTCCACAACTGAACGGCCACTGGCGCTGGTCACCGGCGCCTCAAGCGGCATTGGATTCGACCTGGCGAGGCAGTTCCTCAGCAACGGATTCGACACCGTCATCGTTGCCGAAAACGACAAGATCCACACAGCGGCGGAGGAACTGAAGGGCCTCGACGGAGACGCCTACGCAGAGCAAATCGACCTCACCGACACGCAAGGCATGGCCCGGTTACACGCCGCCGTCGCGGCTTTGGGGTCACTGTCACCACGCTGCTGCCGGGGCCGACGGAGACCGACTTCTTTGAACGGGCCGACCTCCTGGACACCAAAGTGGGCAGTGATGACAAAGATGATCCCGCATTGGTGGCCAAACAAGGGTTCAAGGCCCTGA
- a CDS encoding MepB family protein codes for MPDHDVHPDVAEALRALTHPSGSPPAPVPEADNHEYGAVVVDLGQELVRFRVGKLTPAKVGLFVAVWQRAQDGSTEPFPAEDGVDLLVITAREGSRAGYFAFPKPVLAKHGIVSVNGAGGKRGFRVYPPWSAVSNRQATRTQLWQCNYFTEGNATSDNTKQPVCYWEPKGSNHVHN; via the coding sequence GTGCCTGACCACGATGTTCACCCAGACGTAGCCGAGGCATTGCGGGCCCTCACCCACCCATCCGGATCTCCCCCAGCGCCGGTACCCGAGGCCGACAACCACGAGTATGGAGCCGTCGTCGTTGATCTTGGGCAGGAACTGGTCCGGTTCCGCGTGGGTAAGCTGACTCCGGCCAAGGTGGGCTTGTTCGTTGCCGTCTGGCAACGCGCCCAGGACGGGTCCACTGAGCCCTTCCCCGCCGAAGACGGCGTGGATCTGCTGGTGATAACAGCCCGGGAAGGCAGCAGGGCCGGCTACTTCGCTTTCCCGAAACCGGTACTGGCCAAGCATGGAATCGTGTCCGTGAACGGTGCCGGCGGAAAACGCGGCTTCCGGGTGTATCCGCCATGGTCCGCGGTAAGCAACCGGCAGGCAACCCGGACCCAACTTTGGCAGTGCAACTACTTCACTGAAGGTAATGCCACATCGGATAATACTAAGCAACCTGTCTGTTACTGGGAACCGAAAGGCAGCAACCATGTCCACAACTGA
- a CDS encoding A/G-specific adenine glycosylase — translation MTLPDAHQLTALHSALDQWFADTARDLPWREPDCSAWGILVSEVMLQQTPVVRVLPVWRDWMERWPTPGHLAAEPSGEAVRHWGRLGYPRRALRLHAAAVAIREEHGGNVPDNHAGLLGLPGVGSYTAAAVAAFAFGQRETVVDTNIRRVHARLILGNALPAPALTAAEMRLAESLLPAGQELSVRWNASVMELGAMVCTARSPKCADCPVRSSCAWLAAGEPPPSYTPKGQSWHGTDRQVRGAVMAVLREAATPVPREMFEQAPADLGFAPSGIGIPLAALHRLNSAPEQLERALDGLLVDGLAEMHDGGLRLPA, via the coding sequence ATGACACTTCCCGATGCCCACCAACTTACCGCGCTCCACAGCGCCTTGGATCAGTGGTTCGCCGATACCGCCCGGGACCTGCCGTGGCGCGAGCCGGACTGCAGCGCATGGGGAATCCTGGTCAGCGAAGTCATGCTCCAGCAGACTCCCGTGGTGCGGGTGCTCCCAGTATGGCGGGACTGGATGGAGCGCTGGCCCACGCCGGGCCACCTCGCCGCGGAGCCTTCGGGTGAAGCCGTACGTCATTGGGGTCGCCTTGGATATCCCCGCCGCGCCTTGCGGCTCCACGCTGCAGCAGTAGCCATCCGCGAAGAACATGGCGGCAACGTCCCTGACAACCATGCGGGACTTTTGGGTTTGCCGGGCGTCGGCAGTTATACAGCTGCCGCCGTCGCCGCCTTCGCTTTTGGGCAGCGGGAAACTGTGGTGGACACCAACATCAGGCGGGTCCATGCACGGCTCATCCTGGGGAACGCACTCCCGGCTCCCGCGTTGACCGCGGCGGAAATGCGCCTGGCCGAGTCACTCCTCCCCGCCGGGCAGGAGCTGTCCGTCCGCTGGAACGCGTCCGTGATGGAGTTGGGCGCCATGGTGTGCACGGCCCGCAGCCCCAAGTGCGCCGACTGTCCCGTCCGCTCAAGCTGCGCCTGGCTTGCCGCGGGTGAGCCACCGCCGTCGTACACTCCCAAGGGCCAGTCCTGGCACGGCACCGACCGCCAGGTCCGCGGCGCCGTGATGGCCGTCCTCCGCGAAGCTGCCACCCCTGTCCCGCGGGAAATGTTCGAGCAAGCGCCGGCGGATCTGGGGTTCGCGCCCTCCGGCATCGGGATCCCGCTTGCCGCGCTGCACCGGCTCAACTCGGCGCCGGAGCAACTCGAGCGCGCCCTGGATGGGCTGTTGGTTGACGGCCTGGCAGAAATGCACGACGGCGGATTGCGGCTTCCGGCCTAG
- the disA gene encoding DNA integrity scanning diadenylate cyclase DisA, whose protein sequence is MARSPEESLKATLARVAPGTPLRDGLERILRGRTGALIVLGYDRTIDSICSGGFDIGIDFSPTRLRELAKMDGAIICDKDASNIVRAAVQLVPDSSIETQESGTRHRTAERVAIQTGVPVISVSQSMQIIALYVNGLRHVLEGSEKVLARANQALATLERYSARLDQVTSSLSALEIEALVTVRDVAVTLQRQEMVRRISEEIAQYVLELGEDGRLLSLQVEELTMGRGPGSDVIIRDYSDPDATPEEIEEAVQALLNLGPTELIDLSRIAHIIGFAGGVEQLDAVVQPRGYRLLSGLKSVPKAVADRLVDYFGGLQNLMAATIDDLMTVDGIGDQRARTVREGLSRMAEASLLDRFL, encoded by the coding sequence ATGGCCCGGAGCCCGGAAGAGTCGCTCAAGGCGACCCTGGCCAGAGTCGCACCCGGAACTCCGCTGCGTGATGGCCTGGAACGCATCCTCCGCGGACGGACCGGTGCCCTGATCGTCCTGGGCTATGACCGCACCATCGATTCCATCTGTTCCGGCGGGTTCGATATCGGCATCGATTTCTCCCCCACCCGCCTGCGCGAGCTGGCCAAGATGGATGGCGCCATCATCTGTGACAAGGACGCCAGCAACATTGTCCGCGCTGCTGTCCAACTGGTCCCGGATTCAAGCATCGAAACCCAGGAATCAGGCACCCGGCACCGCACGGCTGAACGCGTGGCCATCCAGACCGGCGTTCCCGTAATCTCCGTCAGCCAGTCCATGCAGATCATCGCGCTGTACGTCAATGGCTTGCGCCACGTGCTGGAGGGCTCAGAGAAGGTTCTGGCCCGCGCCAACCAGGCCTTGGCAACGCTGGAACGGTACAGCGCCAGGCTGGACCAGGTCACCAGTTCCCTTTCGGCGCTGGAGATCGAGGCCCTGGTCACTGTCAGGGACGTTGCCGTCACCTTGCAGCGGCAGGAAATGGTCCGCCGCATCTCCGAGGAAATCGCACAGTACGTCCTGGAACTCGGTGAGGACGGCCGCCTGCTGTCACTCCAGGTGGAAGAACTGACCATGGGCCGCGGTCCTGGCAGCGACGTCATCATCCGCGACTACTCCGATCCGGACGCCACGCCCGAAGAAATTGAGGAAGCCGTCCAGGCTCTCCTCAATCTGGGCCCCACCGAACTGATCGACCTTAGCCGCATCGCCCACATCATCGGTTTCGCCGGCGGAGTGGAGCAGTTGGACGCAGTTGTCCAGCCGCGCGGTTACCGTCTGCTTTCGGGCTTGAAGTCCGTGCCCAAGGCTGTGGCTGATCGCTTGGTTGACTACTTCGGCGGGCTCCAGAACCTGATGGCCGCCACCATCGATGACCTCATGACAGTGGACGGCATTGGCGACCAGCGTGCCCGCACAGTGCGCGAAGGCCTGAGCCGCATGGCCGAGGCCAGCTTGCTGGACCGCTTCCTCTAA